From a region of the Salvelinus alpinus chromosome 2, SLU_Salpinus.1, whole genome shotgun sequence genome:
- the tatdn2 gene encoding putative deoxyribonuclease TATDN2 produces MDSNNREKVKFDWLRSTLGSPTKFHKSNGGAPKPTRWSVSPSEVLNASDLNVSAGLGELEDICLDTPKRKVTSPDEPSGSNLFTGKIKGLRNLSRKCLKDFTPSESKAVLKDTTSQSESRVSSPTPSACGLKRKDRTPQEGSKAIYLKALTAAIRGGGEKRSLAKATAEKSPSFAKKSTKKNQSLDTVNDDMPSLEPDDCTALDLDCCSAQSESESEDMAPLEGGDYYSRPMVFEETGTQDENTGLKKDTRSVVLKRDDSPDWSDVEDPVVVETFSQEESPSHSTAKVEPKREVSSSDSSLPALDYIPNSLLYFTKPQTYHPDTWKLNFPAVNAQSGSITAPSLTSPSTNRLNGVVQSPSESPAQPFPQSWRTVFISSKQIPPEKPNSAQPPAPGTPRTGMGGIGAPHSPSSVSSSPDPFALWEPAIRSSNTSPATHKIHPLFSSPCEQTFRRYSDGGPSFPSSSPSRCYDNSTNTRRMSVGVEPIWACDPSQRRASQHGFVDTHCHLDMLWGKLGFRGTFARFRSLHQSSFPTDFHGCIADFCNPRIMVREALWEGLLAEELVWGAFGCHPHFAKEYSEVHERSILMAMRHPKAIAFGEIGLDYSHKNSTNTSRQKEVFERQLKLAVAMNKPLVIHCRDADDDLLLIMKKCVPQDYKIHRHCFTNSYPVIEPFLKEFPNLCVGFTALITYPSAYEARDAIRKIPLDRILLETDAPYFLPRQVSKDVCRFAHPGMGIHTLREISLLKGESITTVLTTIRRNTTQLYGI; encoded by the exons ATGGACAGCAACAACAGAGAGAAGGTGAAGTTTGACTGGCTACGGTCAACACTCGGCTCGCCTACAAAGTTCCACAAGAGCAATGGTGGCGCACCCAAGCCCACCCGCTGGAGTGTGTCGCCCAGTGAGGTTTTGAATGCCTCTGATCTGAACGTGTCGGCTGGCCTGGGAGAGCTGGAGGACATCTGCCTAGACACACCCAAGAGAAAGGTCACCTCGCCAGACGAACCCAGCGGGAGCAACCTCTTCACAGGGAAAATCAAGGGGCTCAGGAATCTCTCCAGAAAATGTCTGAAAGATTTCACTCCCTCCGAGTCCAAG GCGGTACTCAAGGACACAACATCCCAGTCAGAAAGCCGTGTCTCCTCACCTACACCGTCAGCCTGTGGCCTGAAGAGGAAAGACCGGACCCCACAGGAGGGGTCGAAGGCAATTTACCTGAAGGCTTTGACCGCCGCTatcaggggaggaggagagaagcggTCCCTGGCCAAAGCAACTGCCGAGAAAAGCCCTTCTTTCGCCAAGAAGTCCACAAAAAAGAACCAGTCTTTGGACACAGTCAATGACGACATGCCCAGTTTGGAACCAGACGACTGCACGGCTCTTGACTTGGACTGCTGCTCAGCCCAGTCAGAGAGCGAGTCAGAGGACATGGCTCCCCTCGAGGGCGGAGACTACTATTCCCGCCCAATGGTGTTTGAGGAAACAGGGACACAGGATGAGAACACTGGTCTCAAAAAAGACACAAGG AGTGTGGTGCTGAAAAGGGATGACTCCCCTGATTGGTCAGATGTTGAGGAccctgtggtggtggagaccttCTCCCAGGAGGAGTCTCCATCGCATTCCACTGCCAAGGTGGAGCCCAAGAGAGAGGTCAGCAGCAGTGACTCCTCCTTACCTGCTCTGGACTACATTCCTAACTCTCTACTTTACTTCACGAAGCCTCAAACATACCACCCAGACACCTGGAAACTCAACTTTCCTGCTGTGAATGCTCAGAGTGGTAGTATTACAGCaccctctctcacctccccctctACAAACAGACTGAATGGTGTTGTTCAGTCACCCAGTGAGAGCCCAGCTCAGCCCTTCCCTCAGTCATGGAGGACGGTGTTCATTTCCTCCAAGCAAATCCCCCCAGAGAAGCCAAACAGTGCACAGCCGCCTGCCCCCGGGACACCCAGGACTGGCATGGGGGGCATCGGTGCCCCGCACTCCCCCAGCAGTGTCTCCTCCTCCCCGGACCCCTTTGCTCTGTGGGAGCCTGCTATTCGCTCCAGCAACACTTCGCCTGCTACACACAAAATCCACCCCCTGTTCTCCAGCCCCTGTGAACAGACCTTCCGAAGGTACTCTGACGGAGGCCCCtcctttccctcttcctccccctccaggtGCTATGACAACAGCACCAACACCAGGAGAATGTCAGTGGGGGTGGAGCCTATCTGGGCATGCGACCCCTCCCAGCGGAGGGCGAGCCAACATGGCTTCGTGGACACCCACTGCCACCTGGACATGCTGTGGGGCAAGCTGGGCTTCCGGGGCACCTTTGCCCGCTTCCGCAGCCTGCACCAGAGCAGCTTCCCGACTGATTTTCACGGCTGCATCGCTGACTTCTGCAACCCTCGGATCATGGTGCGGGAAGCGCTGTGGGAGGGCCTGCTGGCGGAGGAGCTGGTCTGGGGGGCGTTCGGGTGCCACCCCCACTTCGCCAAGGAGTACTCTGAGGTCCACGAGCGTAGCATTCTAATGGCCATGCGACACCCTAAAGCTATAGCCTTTGGCGAGATTGGCCTGGACTATTCCCACAAGAACTCCACCAACACATCCAGGCAGAAAGAG GTGTTTGAACGTCAGCTGAAACTGGCTGTGGCTATGAACAAGCCTCTGGTGATCCACTGCAGGGACGCAGACGATGACCTGCTGCTCATCATGAAGAAGTGTGTGCCCCAGGACTACAAAATCCACAG ACACTGTTTCACCAACAGTTACCCGGTGATCGAGCCCTTCCTGAAGGAGTTTCCCAACCTGTGTGTGGGCTTCACGGCTCTCATCACCTACCCTAGTGCATACGAGGCACGTGACGCGATCCGCAAGATCCCCCTCGACCGCATCCTCCTGGAGACAGACGCACCCTATTTCCTGCCCCGACAg GTTAGTAAAGATGTCTGTAGGTTTGCCCACCCAGGCATGGGTATTCACACCCTGCGTGAGATCAGCCTTCTGAAGGGAGAAAGCATCACCACGGTGCTCACCACGATCCGACGCAACACCACCCAGCTCTACGGCATATGA